Proteins encoded by one window of Corythoichthys intestinalis isolate RoL2023-P3 chromosome 20, ASM3026506v1, whole genome shotgun sequence:
- the LOC130908483 gene encoding olfactory receptor 142-like, whose translation MMEQNGTVMLSLGGYVEVEKYGYVYFLFLLPLFVVILCSNSIIIFLVWIHRNLHEPMYIFIAALSLNSILLSTPIYPKILVDVLSHEQSISYSGCMTLTFLFYSIISSDFLLLLAMAYDRYVSICRPLQYSSLIGTTTVIIFLAFAWLMPAFQLSVTIVLQSKQKICHTTLEGFYCNVKMLKIHCTAPIYVMVWSFFNLTSLTFMPMLLILVTYIKIFITIHNSHGEVRKKALDTCLPHVTVLIINFSLLSIDTTIAFLGAVLPKRVSLIINLQVLVYNPLCNPIMYGLKMKEIRKHIKRMLLFWKDE comes from the coding sequence ATGATGGAACAGAATGGAACAGTCATGCTGAGTCTTGGTGGCTATGTAGAGGTTGAAAAATACGGATATGTGTACTTTCTGTTTTTGTTGCCACTATTTGTTGTTATTCTCTGTTCTAACAGCATTATAATTTTTCTTGTCTGGATTCACAGGAACCTTCATGAGCCCATGTACATTTTCATTGCAGCTTTATCCTTAAACTCGATTTTGCTCTCTACACCTATCTACCCTAAGATTTTAGTGGATGTGTTGTCTCATGAGCAGAGCATTTCTTACTCTGGCTGTATGACcctgacatttcttttttacaGTATAATATCTTCTGATTTTCTCTTGTTGTTAGCCATGGCCTATGACAGGTATGTGTCAATCTGCAGGCCTCTACAATATTCCTCTCTCATTGGCACAACCACTGTCATCATTTTCTTGGCTTTTGCCTGGTTAATGCCTGCATTTCAGTTGTCTGTGACGATAGTTCTGCAGTCCAAACAAAAAATCTGTCACACCACTTTGGAgggattttattgcaatgttaaaATGCTTAAGATTCACTGTACAGCACCAATTTATGTGATGGTgtggtctttttttaatttaacaagCCTTACTTTCATGCCTATGCTGTTGATCCTCGTCACGTACATTAAGATATTCATAACCATCCATAATAGCCATGGAGAAGTCCGAAAAAAAGCCCTAGATACGTGTTTACCTCACGTGACTGTTTTAATCATAAACTTCAGTTTGCTGTCCATTGACACAACTATCGCGTTTCTGGGGGCAGTGCTTCCAAAAAGGGTTTCACTAATTATAAATTTGCAAGTGCTTGTGTACAATCCTCTTTGTAATCCAATCATGTATGGTTTGAAGATGAAAGAAATCCGGAAGCACATCAAGAGAATGTTGTTGTTTTGGAAGGATGAGTAA